The Acetobacter sp. DNA window AGGGCTCATGATTAATTTCGAGATCAATCCGGGGCTTAATCTGCCGGAATTGCATCGTTACAGGAAATGATGCGTGGGAGTAATAGGGAGGAATCTTGCCGCATTATTTGAAAAGAATGAGAAACTGCGGAGGTGTTCGTTAAGGAGGCGAGGTGAATCTCGCCTTGGTGCGGCTGATCAATCCGCAGTTTCTCATGACGTGGGCGGGACAGAGTTCATCTCCAGCCGCCAGTGAGTGATTCAATCCAAGGATTGCGCCAGCTTTTTGAGAACTTCCAGTGCAGCAAGACGCTCACATGAGGTGAGGGGGGAGAGTGTTTCCTCGGTGATGAGGCGGGCGGCAGGAATGGCGAACTGGAGCAGGGTTCTGCCGTCCGGCGTTATCGACACGAGCTTCTGTCGGCGGTCGGCGCTGTCCTGAACCACCTTGATGAGTCCTCGCTTCTTCAGGCGGGAAACGATATCTCGTAATGTTGCGTGGTCGATGGCTGTTTCGTGGCTGATCTGGACCAAAGGGGCGGACCCGAGCTTTTCGGCTGTCACCATCACGGCGAACTGCACGGATGTCAGATGCTCGTCTGATATTTCTTTCTGGAAAATGGAAGTGTGACGCTGATAGGCGCGCCGTAGGAGGTGTCCTATCTGCTGTTCCAGATCGTAATTTGGTAGGGCATCGTTGTTGTTGGTTGACATTTTTCCATTGTACCTGCGGCAAGAACGGAGAGGCTGGATTGGCCCCCAAAATGATGGTCTGTCAGGCTGGGCTTGTAACGGTTTTGTACCTGTCTGGAAATTATTATGTCACTCTTGCGT harbors:
- a CDS encoding MarR family winged helix-turn-helix transcriptional regulator, whose translation is MSTNNNDALPNYDLEQQIGHLLRRAYQRHTSIFQKEISDEHLTSVQFAVMVTAEKLGSAPLVQISHETAIDHATLRDIVSRLKKRGLIKVVQDSADRRQKLVSITPDGRTLLQFAIPAARLITEETLSPLTSCERLAALEVLKKLAQSLD